Proteins found in one Paenibacillus sp. FSL R10-2782 genomic segment:
- a CDS encoding glycosyltransferase, with protein sequence MLQNRPDLRIWMFYDNTLSQPEDKIQFESMVTQLGLSSIVERFNNVPHAKMPLYYSVIGDSGGCLLSTSLVEGFGYAVAEAMACRCPVLSSDSDGVRAFIDHNVTGKFYTQGDICRRYWRDWI encoded by the coding sequence ATGCTGCAAAACCGTCCGGATCTTCGCATCTGGATGTTCTATGATAATACCCTTTCGCAGCCAGAGGATAAGATACAATTCGAGAGCATGGTTACACAGCTTGGCTTGTCCTCCATTGTAGAACGTTTCAACAACGTGCCCCATGCTAAAATGCCTCTGTATTACTCCGTGATTGGCGATTCGGGAGGGTGTCTGTTGTCCACTTCACTGGTAGAGGGATTTGGATACGCCGTAGCTGAGGCCATGGCTTGCCGCTGTCCCGTGCTCAGCTCTGATTCTGACGGGGTGCGAGCCTTCATCGATCACAACGTAACAGGTAAATTTTATACGCAAGGAGATATCTGCAGGCGGTATTGGAGGGACTGGATCTGA
- a CDS encoding beta-glucoside-specific PTS transporter subunit IIABC → MDHKKTAKEVLNSVGGNDNVNSVIHCVTRLRFNLKDNKLPDKEQIKRIDGVITVVESGGQFQVVIGNEVPKVYEALLDTMGVKHGEQRAEEDQKGSIFSRFVDVISGVFMPVVGVLAAVGILKGLLALCTSLGWMTDQMGTYKILYATADAMFYFFPIILGFSAGKKFGGNPYLSAVLGAALVYPTMTSAFTDKTALSFLTIPVVLINYTSSVIPIIIGAFLAAKVEKIISKYAPASIKMFIVPFLTLVIISPIVFLVVGPIATIVSDGLANGSMWIYQLSPAVAGLVLAGFWQGIIIFGLHWAFIPILLNNVVTNGFDPINGMLFCTTFAQTGAAFAIALKSRDPKLKPIATSATIAGVMGVTEPAIYGVTLPTKKPFILASIAAGIGGAAAGSLGSTAYGFASGGVFGIPLFINPKGIDAGFIGFIISLVVAFVLAFILTYLFGYKNAKPASEIKVADVSKEEDKVVFSPLNGELIPLTAVNDEAFSSGAMGQGAAIIPRDGVAYAPFNGTVVTVFKTKHAIGLISEDGVELLIHIGINTVSLKGKHFTSFISEGDTIQKGDKLVEFDPEAIADEGYDITTSIIVTNTAVYTDIIMEATTDIHAGDQLLKIR, encoded by the coding sequence ATGGATCATAAAAAAACAGCCAAAGAAGTATTGAACTCAGTAGGAGGAAATGACAATGTAAACAGTGTAATTCACTGTGTAACCCGATTGAGATTCAATTTGAAGGATAATAAATTACCAGATAAGGAACAAATCAAGCGGATTGACGGTGTCATTACCGTCGTGGAGAGCGGTGGCCAATTTCAGGTGGTCATCGGGAATGAGGTTCCCAAAGTATACGAAGCTCTTTTGGATACGATGGGCGTAAAGCATGGAGAACAGAGAGCTGAAGAAGATCAGAAAGGAAGTATATTCAGCCGATTTGTCGATGTAATTTCAGGCGTGTTCATGCCCGTTGTGGGTGTGCTCGCTGCTGTGGGGATTCTAAAAGGACTTTTGGCCTTATGCACATCCCTGGGCTGGATGACGGATCAGATGGGCACGTATAAAATTTTATATGCGACAGCAGACGCTATGTTTTATTTCTTTCCGATTATTTTAGGATTTTCAGCAGGTAAAAAATTTGGAGGAAACCCGTACCTGTCTGCTGTTTTGGGGGCAGCCTTGGTGTATCCGACCATGACTTCCGCCTTTACGGATAAAACGGCGCTGTCCTTTTTGACCATACCTGTTGTTCTGATTAATTATACTTCCTCTGTTATACCTATCATTATTGGAGCGTTTTTGGCAGCTAAGGTCGAAAAAATAATAAGTAAGTATGCACCTGCCTCCATTAAAATGTTCATTGTGCCTTTTCTGACCTTGGTCATCATATCACCGATTGTTTTTCTGGTTGTCGGGCCGATAGCAACTATAGTCAGCGATGGGTTAGCTAATGGCTCCATGTGGATTTACCAGTTAAGTCCGGCTGTAGCTGGCCTCGTTCTGGCCGGGTTCTGGCAGGGCATAATTATCTTCGGTCTGCATTGGGCGTTTATTCCAATTCTCCTGAATAATGTAGTTACGAACGGGTTTGATCCGATTAACGGGATGTTGTTCTGTACTACTTTTGCTCAAACCGGTGCGGCCTTTGCCATTGCTTTGAAATCACGTGACCCTAAATTAAAGCCTATTGCCACTTCTGCTACAATTGCAGGGGTGATGGGAGTTACGGAACCAGCTATTTACGGGGTTACGCTACCTACCAAAAAGCCGTTTATTTTAGCTTCCATTGCCGCAGGTATAGGGGGAGCCGCAGCAGGTTCGCTGGGATCAACGGCATATGGTTTTGCCTCAGGCGGCGTTTTCGGTATTCCGCTGTTCATTAATCCAAAAGGTATAGATGCAGGTTTCATCGGCTTTATCATATCTTTGGTTGTGGCTTTTGTACTCGCATTTATCCTGACCTATCTTTTCGGCTACAAAAATGCTAAACCTGCTTCTGAGATTAAGGTTGCAGATGTAAGCAAAGAGGAGGACAAAGTGGTATTCAGTCCTCTAAACGGTGAATTGATTCCTTTAACCGCTGTAAATGATGAAGCTTTCTCAAGTGGTGCGATGGGTCAGGGCGCGGCTATTATTCCAAGAGACGGGGTAGCCTACGCGCCGTTTAACGGAACTGTTGTTACCGTTTTCAAAACAAAGCATGCGATCGGGCTTATCTCTGAGGATGGAGTTGAATTGCTCATTCACATTGGAATCAATACGGTCAGCTTGAAAGGAAAACATTTCACTTCTTTTATTTCTGAAGGAGATACCATTCAAAAAGGAGACAAGCTGGTTGAATTTGATCCCGAGGCTATAGCAGATGAAGGATATGATATCACCACATCCATCATTGTAACCAACACAGCCGTGTACACGGATATCATAATGGAAGCTACAACAGATATTCATGCTGGAGACCAATTATTAAAGATTAGATAG
- a CDS encoding LacI family DNA-binding transcriptional regulator, translating to MKIDDIARLAGVSKSAVSLAFNNKPGVSEETKEHILKIAQEHGYKPRTMKSNKEFIKNHHVIRFVACKNTDIVTEHYDSFPFFNELIHHITNQVREHGNTLIFSSFDSHSLEEELSALEKDQPSSGVLLLGTNLTSEIIDSIQSIHTNIVILDTCFEHVDASFVSINNYLGGYQAGQYLIQSGHRRIGYVQSSTRILNFKKRKEGFMAALEEHNLSIENGLIFDMHPMLVMSQDAFKTAIHELNELPSALFCENDYMAISAIKTFQEMNIRVPEQISVMGFDNIHEAKVISPELTTIHVKKEVLARTAVNLLMEKLNKKQEHHTQVLVNTEVIERRSCLASE from the coding sequence TTGAAAATTGATGATATTGCAAGGCTTGCAGGTGTTTCGAAATCTGCTGTCTCTCTTGCTTTTAATAACAAACCCGGAGTCAGCGAAGAAACCAAGGAGCACATTCTAAAAATAGCCCAAGAGCATGGATATAAACCACGTACCATGAAGTCAAACAAGGAATTCATTAAAAATCACCATGTGATTCGCTTTGTGGCATGTAAAAATACAGACATCGTAACAGAGCATTATGATTCATTTCCCTTTTTCAATGAATTAATTCATCATATTACCAATCAGGTGAGAGAGCATGGAAATACCCTGATTTTTTCGTCTTTTGATAGCCATAGCCTCGAAGAAGAATTATCTGCTTTGGAAAAAGATCAGCCCTCTTCAGGCGTACTTCTGCTTGGCACCAATTTAACTTCCGAGATTATTGATTCTATACAATCCATTCATACCAATATTGTGATTTTGGATACCTGCTTTGAACACGTCGACGCCAGTTTCGTATCCATTAATAACTATCTTGGCGGGTATCAGGCAGGCCAATACTTAATTCAGTCTGGACACAGACGAATAGGATACGTGCAATCCAGTACCAGAATCCTCAACTTTAAAAAACGAAAGGAAGGGTTTATGGCGGCTTTAGAGGAGCACAATCTTTCCATAGAAAATGGGCTTATATTTGATATGCATCCCATGCTTGTGATGTCACAGGACGCATTTAAAACAGCTATTCATGAATTGAATGAGCTACCTTCGGCCCTATTTTGCGAAAATGATTATATGGCGATCAGTGCCATTAAAACGTTCCAGGAAATGAACATTCGAGTGCCTGAACAAATTTCCGTCATGGGATTTGATAATATTCATGAGGCCAAGGTCATTAGCCCGGAACTCACAACCATTCATGTGAAAAAGGAGGTTTTGGCTCGAACTGCTGTAAACTTGCTTATGGAGAAGCTGAATAAAAAACAAGAACATCATACTCAGGTGCTGGTGAATACCGAGGTGATTGAACGAAGATCTTGTTTAGCCTCAGAATGA
- a CDS encoding DUF4038 domain-containing protein, with protein MIHLSLNIAENQRSFIKEEKPFFYLADTVWSAFTNATMEEWSDYLDYRKMQGFNVLQINMLRQWDASESDLNLQPFALLENGDFDYHTLNEAYFDRAEVMIKMAVERGFVPALVLLWCNYVPDTWAEMFQKGNKMPFECIEHYVTYVVNRFSPFEPIFLISGDSDFPTERANSYYLKALDIVHQLSPASLTTLHIQGRLREIPEVFEKHNGLGFYMYQSGHNSQFQHVAHEIAQHFYHKSEIRPVINGEPCYEQISYSRNVYGRYTSLDARKAAWQSLLAGGGAGITYGAHGIWSWHKKGKKFGNVEGEGFDSPYDWRTALRFEGAWDYSFIKYLFEMYNLTGLEPQDIILNKTEEIRAAGTENTLVLYIPANTKVRLSINVQDYKFTTIDLVGKRFAQTEVYVQEGQSIIDMHSFESDVVIIGTK; from the coding sequence GTGATTCATTTGAGTTTAAACATTGCTGAAAATCAAAGAAGTTTTATCAAAGAGGAAAAACCCTTTTTTTATTTAGCGGATACGGTTTGGAGCGCATTTACCAATGCGACGATGGAGGAGTGGAGCGATTACCTTGATTATCGGAAGATGCAGGGATTCAATGTGTTGCAAATCAACATGCTCCGTCAATGGGATGCAAGTGAATCGGATCTGAATCTACAGCCGTTTGCATTACTGGAAAATGGAGACTTCGACTACCATACATTAAACGAAGCTTATTTTGATCGAGCAGAGGTCATGATTAAAATGGCTGTAGAGCGCGGATTTGTTCCGGCATTGGTTCTTCTATGGTGTAACTATGTACCAGATACATGGGCTGAAATGTTCCAAAAGGGCAATAAAATGCCATTTGAATGCATTGAACACTACGTAACATACGTTGTAAATCGATTTTCTCCATTTGAACCTATTTTCCTGATCAGCGGGGATAGTGATTTTCCGACCGAACGTGCCAATTCTTATTATTTAAAAGCACTGGATATTGTACACCAATTAAGCCCGGCTAGCTTAACTACGCTGCATATTCAGGGAAGATTGAGGGAGATTCCTGAAGTCTTTGAGAAACACAATGGTCTAGGATTCTATATGTATCAATCCGGGCATAATTCACAATTTCAACATGTGGCCCATGAGATTGCACAGCATTTCTATCATAAATCGGAAATACGGCCCGTCATTAATGGGGAACCATGTTATGAACAGATCAGCTACAGTCGTAATGTGTATGGCAGATACACTTCACTGGATGCTAGAAAAGCGGCATGGCAAAGCCTCCTTGCAGGAGGGGGAGCGGGAATCACTTATGGGGCGCATGGCATTTGGAGCTGGCATAAAAAAGGAAAGAAATTCGGCAATGTAGAAGGGGAAGGCTTTGATAGTCCCTATGATTGGAGAACGGCATTACGATTTGAAGGCGCGTGGGATTACTCCTTTATTAAATATTTGTTTGAAATGTATAACCTTACTGGCTTGGAGCCGCAGGATATTATTTTAAACAAGACGGAGGAAATCAGAGCTGCGGGCACCGAGAATACTCTCGTCTTGTATATCCCGGCTAACACGAAGGTACGATTAAGCATCAATGTGCAGGATTACAAGTTTACAACGATTGATTTAGTAGGGAAACGATTTGCCCAAACGGAGGTGTACGTCCAGGAAGGTCAATCCATTATAGATATGCATAGTTTTGAAAGTGATGTTGTGATCATCGGAACCAAATAG